A single Anabrus simplex isolate iqAnaSimp1 chromosome 10, ASM4041472v1, whole genome shotgun sequence DNA region contains:
- the Muted gene encoding biogenesis of lysosome-related organelles complex 1 subunit 5 encodes MAAVIKDVGEIWTRLFDHRPFLNGEIKFILKEFEEKRSDREVEKLFQILERVTEIKETQIDRVKLASDVHLPNLNANLEVAVSMCNRILEKEEGHRTDTTLLAKREIRKTEWENFIEDMTLKIGKVDATFEEKEVELREFYTDLEKKLHIGK; translated from the exons ATGGCAGCAGTCATCAAGG ATGTTGGAGAGATATGGACCCGTTTATTTGATCACCGACCCTTTTTGAATGGAGAAATAAAATTTATTCTCAAAGAGTTTGAG GAGAAGCGTTCTGATAGAGAAGTTGAGAAATTGTTCCAAATTCTTGAACGTGTAACAGAAATCAAGGAGACCCAAATTGATCGAGTGAAACTTGCATCCGATGTTCATTTGCCAAATCTAAATGCCAATTTAGAGGTTGCAGTTAGCATGTGCAATCGCATACTGGAGAAAGAAGAAGGACATCGTACA GACACAACTTTACTTGCCAAACGTGAAATTAGGAAGACAGAATGGGAGAATTTTATTGAAGATATGACCCTAAAAATAGGAAAAGTTGATGCTACATTTGAAGAAAAAGAAGTAGAGCTACGAGAATTTTACACTGATCTTGAGAAGAAGCTTCATATTGGAAAATAA